DNA sequence from the Saimiri boliviensis isolate mSaiBol1 chromosome 5, mSaiBol1.pri, whole genome shotgun sequence genome:
ctgcatttttaaaaactgccattTACACATCACATTATATTCTAATTGCTTCATAGgtaaaaatacttaaatgtttTTCCTAATATCCCAAACTGGAAAGTGATGAACATatttaattctctctcttttcattttacttgaTTTCTTAGACAATTCAGATACCGCGGGGGAACTTAGGGGAACAAGCTTGAAAACCAAAGTACTTCAGTAAAATTTATTGCGTGCTCACTATGTGCTAACTACTAGCGTCGCAGATTCTGGGGATAAAACAGTGAGCAAAACCCAGCAGTGATCTTGCACAGATGGAGTTCACAGTGCAATGGAACGAACCCGTAATAATCAGACCAGTCAATGATGACTTATCACAGGAATAGGTGCTGCACAGAAGAGCCAGGGTGCTGAGTGCACAGCACAGAGGGCACAACGTGGACCTGGCCTGTGACCAGGGAATGGACAGGGCGTCCAGGAGGGCTTCCATgctcaaggacacacagctagagGAAAAGCCTGAGGACCACAGAGAGTACGCCAGGCAGAGAGAGGTAGGGGCAAATTCCTTGTGACTAGAGGGTGCAGGACAGTTCCAAGGAACTGAGAGGAAGTGGGAACCAAAGGGCAAGGGACAGCTTGATGGGAAATGAGGCAAAAGAAGCAGGGAGGGAACCAGACTTGGCAGGACCTTGTGGGTTGTGTTAAGGATATATCTTCATCTCAAGACAACAAGCAGCCACAAAGGAGGTCTGCCTCTGTTGCTAATGACATTCTAAGACCACTTATGCAGAGCATCTGACGTAGTCCCAGATCCATAGCAGTAGGCAGCAAATGTTGATTCCCTCCCAGCTTTATCCAAATAGTGTACCAATTAACAATCAAAATGAGTATCTCTTGTATTTTCACATCAGTATCGTTGTGAAATGAATTGGTTTGTTAGAGTCTTAATGGAATGTCCATTATCTCtcatatacaaatacaatcaGCCTTTGATATCCAAAGGTTCTACCTCTGAAACCAAATGCAGATCAAAATGCAGAATTCAATGGATACGAAACCTACGGATAGAGGGATGATGTTTTCCATATATGTGTTCCAAAGAGCCAACTGCAGGACTTGAGTCTGTGCAACTTTTGATATCTGTGGGGGTCTGAGAACCAATTCACCATAGATACCAATGCGCAACTAGATATACaaaaagtaattgtagttttaTTCCCTAGAAATGAACATTCTGGAAATGAGATtaggaaaacaatttcatttataacagcatcaacaaaacaaaataatggtaGTAACTCCAAGAAATGAAGCACCAGACATATTCTGAAAACAGTAAGGGAATTGGAAGACATTTCGGAGAACCTGAACAAACGGAAGCACAGCACGTGCTCTTTAACGTGGGAAGAACACAGCACTATCAAGACGGCAATACTTAAAATTCACTGAAAACCTTAATACACTCACGATGGCACTATTCCCTAagttgatctacagattcaattcaaTTTCTATCACAGTTCAAGTTGCTTTTGTTCCCAGACACCAAGAAGCTGACTCTAAAATTCATACGGAAATAGAAAGGATGCAGAATAACCAAAGCCATTTTGTAAAAAGAAGAGCAAGGTAGTACTCCCACTTCTAGATTTCAAATTTTACTACAAATCAACAGTAATGAAGACTCTATGTACTGGCATGGAATAGACATGTAAGTCAATGGACCAGAACTGAGAATCCAgatgtcaattgatttttgacaagggtgccaagataATTTAATGGGAGAgtctcttttattgttttaaccaacacaattttatttcattaagcataAAGTTACATTCACATTTGTCTACACAGTCAGTAAGGAAACAAAAACTATCAGCTTTCTTGTTGTAGTACTAaatgttcagtggcaggctcacttaAAGGGACAGTCAACCCTGATGGGGACTcgagatcagtcacaactacttgggaggagaacacaaagaccaccagctttcttgctgtggtgccGGATGTTCAGTGCCAGGGCCACTTAAAGGCAGAGTCAACCCTGACAGGGACTAGACATCAGTCACAACTACTCGGGAGGAGAACACAAAGACCACGAGCTTTCTTTCCGTCGTGCTGGATGTTCAGTGGCAGACTCATTTGAAGGTGGAGTCAACCCTGACGGGGACTCGAGATCAGTCACAAATAGGGGGAGAACACAAAGACCACCAGCTTATTGCTGTGGTGCCGAATGTTCAGTGCCAGGGTCACTTAAAAGGCAGAGTCAACCCCGACAGGGACTAGAGATCAGTCACAACTATTTGGGAAGAGAACACAAAGAACACCAGCTTTATGGCTGTAGTGCcagatgttcagtggcaggcttACTTCAGGCGGAGTCAACCCTGAAGGGGACACGAcatcagtcacaactacttgggaggagaacacaaagaCTGCCAGCTTTCTTGTGGTGCCGGATGTTCAGCATCAGGCTCACTGGAGGTGGAATCAACCCTGACGGGGACTCcagatcagtcacaactacttgggagacacAAAGACTGCCAGCTTTATTTCTGTGATGCCAGGTGTTCAGTGGCAGGGTCACGTGAAGGCAGAGTCAACCCTGACGTGGACTcgagatcagtcacaactacatgggaggagaacacaaagaCCACCAGCTTTCGTGCTGTGCTGCCGGGTGTTctgtggcaggctcacttgaaggtgGAGTCATCCCTCACAGAGACTCAAGATCAGTCACAAGTACTTGGGAGGAGAAAACAAAGACCACCAGTTTCTTGTTGTGGTGCTGGATGTTTGGTGGCAGGCTCACATGAAGACAGAATCAACCCTGACGGGGACTCAAGATCAGTCAgaactacttgggaggagaacacaaagaCCACAAGCTTTCTTGCTATGATGCCAggtgttcagtggcaggctcacttgaagccAGAGTCAACCCTGATAGGGACTCAAGATCAGTCACAAATACTTGGGAGAACACAAAGACCACCAGCTTTATTGCTGTGGTGCCAGGTGTGCAGTGTCAGGCTCACATGAAGGTGGAATCAACCCTGATGGGGACTCcagatcagtcacaactacttggaGGGGAATGCAAAGACCACCAGTTTCCTTCCTGTGGTGCcagatgttcagtggcaggctcacttgatGGCAGAGTCATCCCTGATGGGGACTTGAGGTCAGTCACAAATACTTGGGAGGAGAATATAAAGACAACCTGGTTTCTTGCTGTTGGTCATTCATTGGGTGTGAGGCTCACTTGAAGGCAAAGTGAACCATGACGGGTACTTGAGATCTGTGGAAAGTACttgggaggagaacacaaggATCGCCAGCTTTCTTGCTCTGGTGCCAGATGTTCAGTGGCAGGTTCATGTGAAGGCAGAATCAACCGTGACAGGGACTCAAGATCAGTCACAACTATTTGGGAGGACAACGCAAAGACCaccagctttcttgctgtggtgctGGATGTTCggtggcaggctcacttgaaggtgGTGTCAACCCTGATGAGGACTCGAGATCAGTCACAACTGCATGGGAGAACACAAAGGCCGCCAGCTTTCTTGCTGGGGTGCCAGATGTtaagtggcaggatcacttgaaggcAGAGTCATCCCTGACAGGGACTTGAGATCAGTCACAAATATTTGGAAGGAGAATATACAGACTGCCAGCTTTCTTGTTGTGGTGTCAGACGTTAATTGAGTGGCATGCATACTTGAAGGCAAAGTGAACCATGACGGCGACTCGAGATCTGTGCAAAGTACTTGGAAGGAGAACACAAAGACCACGAGCTTCCTTCCTGTGGTTCCAGATGCTCAGGAGCAGGCTCGCTTGAAGGTTAAATCAACCTGGACATGGACTCGAGgtcagtcacaactacttggggGAACACAAAGACTGTGAGCTTTCCTGCTGTGGTCCCggatgttcagtggcaggctcacttgaaggcagaatcaaccctgatggggactcaagatcagtcacaactactttGGAGGAAAACACAAAGACCGCCAGCTTTATTGCTGGTGGTGTCGGATGTTCAATGGCAGGCTCATGTGAAGGTGGAATCAACCATGACGGGGACTcgagatcagtcacaactacttgggaggaaaATACAAAGACCGCCAGCTTATTGCTGTGCTGCCGGGTGTTCActggcaggctcacttgaaggtgCAGTAAACCCTAATGGGCCTAGAGATCAGTCACAACTACCTGGGAAGAGAACCCAAAGATTgccagctttcttgctgtggtgccggatgttcagtggcaggctcacttgaagtTGGATTCAACCCTGATGGGGACTCcagatcagtcacaactacttgggaggagaacacaaggATTGCCAACTTTCCTGCTGTGGTGCCAGATGTTCGGTGGCAGGCTGACTTGAAGGCAGAGTCAACTCTGATGGGGACTTGAAATCAATCACATCTACTtgggaggagaacacaaagaCCGCCAGCTTTGTTGTTGTGATGTcagatgttcagtggcaggctcactcTAAGCTGGAATCAATCTTGATGGAAACTCAAGGTCAGTCACAACTGCTTTGGAGGAGAACACAAGGACTGCCAGCTGTCTTGCTGTTTGGGATGTTCAATAGCAGGATAATCGGAAGGCAGAAGTATCTTGAAGGGAACTCGAGATCAATCAGAATGATTTTTGTTCAGTAGCAGGGTCATTAGAAGATGGAATCAACCCTGCAAGGAACTCGCCTTTTACCTTCAAtatttgggggttggggggaaaaAGCCAGGTCTTGGTGGAAGATTCGGAGGAAAACCTGTGGGTAGATAGGCATTCCTCACTGCAAATGGAGCATATGGTGGACCTGGGAAATCACTTGGTGGAAAATCATGTGGAGAAACTCCAAACAGGGTTCCCGGAGGAGGTGGGGGGAAAGGCGTTCCTCTTCTCGTATCGGTAACATTTGTGTAACACTCTCTGCCAAGTCCTGTGTTTGGAACACCAACTGCAGAAGGAGCTTTGTGTAAAAATTTGAATTTCCTCTCtgtgtcagctaatttttgtctgtaCTTAGCATTTTCCTTCCTTAATCCTTTGAGGTTAATTTCAGCACTCCGAGCTGCCAACCACTTGTCATGTGCTTTTTTCTTAAGGAGTAAAATCTGCTCTTGGTAAGAAAGAATCATTCTTTCCAACTCTTTTTCAAGATGTTGGGCTTGCTTTCTATACTTGTCCAGCTGGTCAGTGGTAGAGTtgatatttttgtcttgtttagAAAGTTTCTCTTGTCTCTTTAACTGGCAATTTTCCTCTACAGTGAATGTTTTGTAATGTCTCAACTGATGTTGTgtagaatttttgtatttctcttcttttaactCCCTTGTTAGATACAGTATTTCATCCCTCATTTCAGAAATGGACCTGTTCAGCTTTTCACAGGTTGTCTCCAAACTCTGTGCTTCTGCTGCCTCCTTCTCAAAGCTGACGTCCTGGAAAGACGACTCTCTTTCATAGTCTTCATAGCTTTTTTGTAGAAAACTAAGTTTTTCAAgtagtttgcatttttctttaatttgcttACTAAGCTCTACAGCAAGCTTCTTCTCTCTTCCTACATATTGCCGACTCCTGACTGATCTACAACTTCTCCACAGAAAAAGGGGAATAGCAACAAACCCAATAACACCTGCCCATATCACTAATTCCCATGGAAAACCAGTAGAATTTGATACCATACTTTCCAGCAGAGCCACCACAATCCTGTATAGCTTCTCCACGACCAGACCTAAGTAAGGCTGAGGAGTAGCTCCAGGCTCCTACAGAGCGCCAAGGCTGTTATGGTGGTCGCCGCGGCAACCCTGGCACTTGGAATCAGTAGCCTTCAGTCTGGAACTGGACCAGACCACTGCAGAACCCGCTGCAGGGGGCACTGTGGACAGGGGTGGGGGCGGTGGAGGGCACTGGAGAACAGGTAGCCTTCAGTCGGGAACCCGAATTGACATGCAGAAACTGGAGCAGACCACTGTGGAACCGGCTGCAGGGGGAGCTGGGGGGGATGAGGACACCTACAGGCCTCACAGGCCCACACTGCCCACACTGACCCCCATGTTACATTTTACATCCTAAGGTGGCGCAGGTCCGGGCCTGACCCCCActtaactgtttttttgttttgttttgtttttttttttttggtaatatcaTGTTGTGTTAATTAGcttcttaataataaaaagatttgtCAAGGAGAGACTGCAAATTTATGATTCTTCAAAACTGCCTAGGCCATGATTGACATTTTGCTCTTCTATGTGAATTCTACTGTCAACATGtgaagtttcatttaaaaaatcattttggctattttatgtttttagaaaagggtctcactctgtcacccaggctagagtgcagtggtgcatagctcactacaacctcaaaacCCTGGACTCAagagctcctcccacctcagccttccaagtagctaggactacaggtgtgtgccaccacactcacaCATTTTGGTATTTTGAGTTGATTATATTTACCGGTGATTTGGGACAAATTTCCTTTTTGTatcatgaagaaaacatttttcttctttaagattaTCTTTTGTGTCCTTCacaaacattttgtaattttctatgtT
Encoded proteins:
- the LOC101050020 gene encoding melanoma inhibitory activity protein 2-like isoform X1, which codes for MVSNSTGFPWELVIWAGVIGFVAIPLFLWRSCRSVRSRQYVGREKKLAVELSKQIKEKCKLLEKLSFLQKSYEDYERESSFQDVSFEKEAAEAQSLETTCEKLNRSISEMRDEILYLTRELKEEKYKNSTQHQLRHYKTFTVEENCQLKRQEKLSKQDKNINSTTDQLDKYRKQAQHLEKELERMILSYQEQILLLKKKAHDKWLAARSAEINLKGLRKENAKYRQKLADTERKFKFLHKAPSAVGVPNTGLGRECYTNVTDTRRGTPFPPPPPGTLFGVSPHDFPPSDFPGPPYAPFAVRNAYLPTGFPPNLPPRPGFFPPTPKY